The Pseudomonas rhizosphaerae genomic sequence AGCCGCACGCTGTTCGCTTCGCTGTGCATCACCGGCGCGCTGTTGTCGGCCGCTTCCACGACAGCCCGGGCCATCGACGTGCTCCGCGCACCCGTCAACGATGCCGAACCGATGTCGCTGGGCAAGGGTGATCGTGTTCCGCCAACCTACGCCCAGCCAGAATCAGCCTTTGCCGGATGGAAAGCCGCTCGCCTCAAGCAACCCGACCTGGACAGCCAGTGGGTGCAGATCGGCGACAACTTCGTGCTGATCCGCCGCAGCAACGCGGTGATCCAGGATATTCAGCCCATTCCCAAGTGAAGGCCGGTGGTCAACGGTATTGGGCACCGTCGAACCACGCCAGTTTCTCCCGCAGCACCACTACTTCACCCACGATCACCAGGGTCGGCGCATGCACCTCGTGTTCGGCGACCATTCGCGGCAGGTCCGCCAGGGTGCCAGTGAACACACGCTGGTTCACCGTCGTGCCCTGCTGGATCAACGCTGCGGGCGTGTCGGCACCACGCCCGTGGCGAATCAGCTCTTCACAGATGATCGGTAAGCCAATCAGGCCCATGTAGAACACCAGCGTCTGCCCAGGTGACACCAGATCGTGCCAGGGCAGGTCGCTGGTGTTGTTCTTGAGGTGACCGGTGACGAAGCGAACCGACTGCGCGTAGTCACGGTGGGTCAGCGGAATGCCGGCATACGCCGCACAGCCACTGGCTGCCGTAATGCCCGGCACTACCTGGAACGGAATGCCGTGGGCCGCCAGCTCCTCGATCTCTTCACCGCCCCGGCCGAAGATGAACGGATCACCGCCTTTCAGGCGCAGCACGCGCTTGCCCTGCTTGGCCAGGGCCACCAACTGCTGGTTGATCTGGTCTTGTGGCAAGGCGTGCTCGGCGCGGCGCTTGCCGACGTACACGCGCTCGGCGTCACGGCGGCACAGGTCGAGAATCGCCGGCGCGACCAGGCGGTCGTAGAGCACCACATCGGCTTGCTGCATCAAGCGCAGCGCACGGAAGGTCAGCAGGTCCGGATCGCCGGGCCCGGCGCCCACCAGGTACACCTCACCGGGTGCATGGGGCGGAGCGCCGTCGACCTTGGCCTGGAGCATGCGCTCGGCCTCGGCACCCTGCCCAGCCAACTGTCGATCGGCGATCGGACCCTGGAACACTTCTTCCCAGAACGCGCGGCGCTGGGTGACATCCGGATACAGGGCCTTGACCTTCTGCCGAAAGCGCGCCGCCAGGCCGGCCAGCTCGCCATAGGTGGACGGAATCCAGGTTTCCAGCTTGGCGCGGATCAGACGCGCCAACACCGGCGCATCTCCACCGCTGGAGACGGCCACCACCAGCGGCGATCGATCGACGATGGCCGGGAAGATCACCGTACACAACGCCGGTGCGTCGACCACGTTGACCGGCACGCAGCGAGCACGGGCGTCGGCCGACACCTGGGCATTGAGCGGTTCGTCGTCGGTGGCGGCGATCACCAACTGGCAGCCGTCCAGATCATGACTCAGGTAGCCCCGGTCGAGCATCTCCCCACCGCTGCCGCGCACCAGCTCGGCGAGTTGCGGATCGATGCTCGGCGCGACCACGCGCAGCACCGCGCCAGCTTCGGCCAGCAGGCGTGACTTGCGCAGGGCGATCTCGCCCCCGCCCACCACCAGGACCTGGCTGTCGCGCAATTTGTGGAACAGCGGCAGGAACTCCATTTAGCCGATGACCTCGAGGCCGCCCATGTAGGGCTTGAGGACCTCCGGCACACGGATCGTACCGTCGGCCTGCTGATAGTTTTCCAGCACCGCCACCAGGGTACGACCGACCGCCAGGCCCGAGCCGTTCAAGGTGTGCACCAGTTCAGGCTTGCCGGTTTCCGGGTTGCGGAAGCGGGCCTGCATGCGGCGCGCCTGGAAGTCACCGGTGTTGGAGCACGAAGAAATCTCGCGGTACTTGTCCTGGCTCGGCACCCAGACTTCCAGGTCGTAGGTTTTCACGGCACTGAAGCCCATGTCGCCCGTGCACAGGGCCAGTACGCGGTACGGCAGCTCCAGGGCCTGCAACACCCGTTCGGCGTTGGCGGTCAGGCTTTCCAGCGCTTCCATGGACTTGGTGGGCTCGACCACCTGGACCATCTCGACCTTGTCGAACTGGTGCTGACGGATCATGCCGCGGGTATCGCGCCCGGACGCACCGGCCTCGCTGCGGAAGCACGGCGTGTGAGCGACGAACTTGAGTGGCAGCTGCTTGGCGTCGAGAATCTCGCCAGCGACGATGTTGGTCAGCGACACTTCGGCCGTGGGAATCAGGTACAGGTCCGCCTCACCCTCGCGGCTGATCTTGAACAGGTCTTCCTCGAACTTGGGCAACTGGCCGGTACCCTGCAAGGCGGGCGCCTGGACCAGGTACGGCGTGTAGGCCTCTTCGTAGCCATGCTCGCCGACGTGCAGGTTGATCATGAACTGCGCCAGGGC encodes the following:
- a CDS encoding RcnB family protein; the encoded protein is MSRTLFASLCITGALLSAASTTARAIDVLRAPVNDAEPMSLGKGDRVPPTYAQPESAFAGWKAARLKQPDLDSQWVQIGDNFVLIRRSNAVIQDIQPIPK
- the cysG gene encoding siroheme synthase CysG, producing MEFLPLFHKLRDSQVLVVGGGEIALRKSRLLAEAGAVLRVVAPSIDPQLAELVRGSGGEMLDRGYLSHDLDGCQLVIAATDDEPLNAQVSADARARCVPVNVVDAPALCTVIFPAIVDRSPLVVAVSSGGDAPVLARLIRAKLETWIPSTYGELAGLAARFRQKVKALYPDVTQRRAFWEEVFQGPIADRQLAGQGAEAERMLQAKVDGAPPHAPGEVYLVGAGPGDPDLLTFRALRLMQQADVVLYDRLVAPAILDLCRRDAERVYVGKRRAEHALPQDQINQQLVALAKQGKRVLRLKGGDPFIFGRGGEEIEELAAHGIPFQVVPGITAASGCAAYAGIPLTHRDYAQSVRFVTGHLKNNTSDLPWHDLVSPGQTLVFYMGLIGLPIICEELIRHGRGADTPAALIQQGTTVNQRVFTGTLADLPRMVAEHEVHAPTLVIVGEVVVLREKLAWFDGAQYR
- the serS gene encoding serine--tRNA ligase, with amino-acid sequence MLDSKLLRSQPQDVADRLASRGYVLDVTRLEALEAQRKTVQTRTEQLQAERNALSKSIGQVMKSGGDVDALKAQVESIAEEFARGKVELERLQGELESIALGIPNLPDVSVPVGEDEDGNVEVRRWGTPTTFDFPVQDHVALGGKSGGLDFETAAKLSGARFAIMRGPIARLHRALAQFMINLHVGEHGYEEAYTPYLVQAPALQGTGQLPKFEEDLFKISREGEADLYLIPTAEVSLTNIVAGEILDAKQLPLKFVAHTPCFRSEAGASGRDTRGMIRQHQFDKVEMVQVVEPTKSMEALESLTANAERVLQALELPYRVLALCTGDMGFSAVKTYDLEVWVPSQDKYREISSCSNTGDFQARRMQARFRNPETGKPELVHTLNGSGLAVGRTLVAVLENYQQADGTIRVPEVLKPYMGGLEVIG